The following DNA comes from Fusarium fujikuroi IMI 58289 draft genome, chromosome FFUJ_chr03.
TGTTGGAGAAAAGCGCTTGTCTGTCGACTCTGGGGGTAGCGGAAGACAAAACGCGCCTTGCCGTGGacagcaatctcatcttgctcCTCAAGTTCGCGGCGCTGATTTCGGCCCACGATGGCTTCGTTGACGTACGTGCCGTTGCTCGACAGATCCTCCACGATTGCGACAGTGTCGTTGCCTTTGTTTTCGGTGAAAATAAGACAATGCCGATTCGATACAATACCGTCGTTGACAACAATATCTGTTGCTAATTTAGTAATTGTCATCAACTGACGCCAGATCATTGTAAAACTAACCACACTCGGGATGCCGTCCAATTAGATAGCCACCAGAAGAGACgcccttttccttcttcttctcaaaagcctcttcatctttcatCGCAGCGGACTTGCCGTTCTCGTTGGCATGATGTTTGTTATCCTGCTTGGCGGAATCGGCCACTGTGTGTGGGAGGGGGCATGCGCTTCGTTTCTTTAGGACAATCGGCTTGTCGCCGTACTTCGGGTCAAGTGGAACGAGGTATCCCCAGACCCCTTCGCGAATTTCGTCCTCGATGTCGTCGGAGATCGCAGGGTGGCGATCAACGAACTGACTAAGCGGTTGAGTGTCTTGAGGTGGTGAGGATAGCGCTTGGCCCTGAGAGCATGTGTCCTCGGTCTTCTTGGGGGTAATTTCGTGTTGGTTCTGTCCCGGGGGCGTCGCGGTAGGCTCCTTGTTGAGCTCGTTGGAGTCATCGGTAAGATGTGTGAGAGGCGATGGCAGATGTTGCTTGTTGACAATTGGGGTCTTGTCTGGATCAGCCTCGAGGCGCTCAGCTCGTCGAGGTTTCTTGGTCTCAGTCTCATCATCTGGCAACGAGCCCTGCGAAGCGAAGCAAGTTAGTAACGGTAAGCGACAGATGGCGCGACACGAGATGGAACGACAGGCGCAAAACGTGTTCCGAAAAGGCTGACATTCTGCCCACCAACAGCATAAAAAGTGAATCTTTCTTCAGAAAGGCCAAAGAGAAGGGAATGGACTAACGCGCGGGCGCTTCAATTGGCTCTTCTCGGGTTGCGGAGCCATGGCGATGGCCAGGAAGGGGGAGTATCTGTACGTGAAGCCAAGGAGGAACCGGGTGAAATGGTTCACGATGAGCTAGTACAAGTCGTCGACCAAGAATAAAGGATGCTAGCCAGTGGGGGGCTATGGATGAACAGCGATGCCTTGAATGAAGGAAGGGTAAGGATAAGCAAAAGATTATGGACAGGAGGAAGTTGGAAGCGAACCAGGGCGTGAATTGAGCCTGGACCAAGAAAAGGTTATGGTGCTACTCGCTTGACggggaggtggtggagggaGCCTAGAGCTAAGGTTCTAAGGTACCTGAGTGCGACAACTGCCTAGAAGTGGTACATTAGCACCTTTTGATTCGATCCGATCCAAGCCACTTCTAGCAGCCCCCGAGTACCTGAGATGCAAGATGCGATGAGTCGATTCGAGTTCAGTTGAGTCACAGTCGGGCTGCAATCAAAACTGAGCTCCAGATATATGCCAGTGAGTTATAGCTTGTTTTAATTATCTGATCCGAATGTTCAGTCGTGAAGTGCTCACTTGGTCGACGCAGGCGAGAGAGTCACGCTTATGGACATATTCGCCTCGTGAAATTGTCCATGACAGTATCGGTCGCCTTGTCTCTCACCTGTAAATGGGTGGGTCCCCGAACGCCAAAAATCCACTGAAGAATGGATCTCGGCTTGACGTTCCAGTGGAGCAAAGCCTCCTCTAGGTCTCTGCCTACTAACTCAGCAAAACCACCGCTAGAACTGCTACAATATGCCCTGCAGGTGGGTCTGAAGCTTTCATCCGATTCCTCCAAGCCGCCCATAGAGATGACATAACGGTTTGGAGGTATGTACTGGGTACGCACATAtaccaagatcgagatatCAGCCCATGCTTAACCTCCAGATGATCCAGTACTGTATCTTCCATAAGTCAATAAATTATGCACGCACATATTACGTCCGACCACCCACTATCAACCCCATGGCCCAGTTCTATTAATTCGCATCGTCATCCGCCGATTCCAAGTCACGTTGTCTCTCAGGATGAGACATTCGCCTGCCCACACGACGCCTGTTCCTAGCCTCGTCCGTCACGAGCGTCATAAGGAGCCACCACGTTCTAGCCTGCTCGACAATGGCTCTTAAATGGCACTGCTCTCGATAGGTCATTCTACAAGTTGAGATAATAGACGTAGCAACAGAGAGGGCTTGGGGACCATCCATTTATGTCCCTCCTGCAGACTTGCATGCACAGGTCACGGCATTTCCAGCAAATCTTGGCTTCAACTCGACATTACCATTAttcaatatcatcaagccTATCTCTTTCCATAAAGTAAGCAAAGCTAAGGTAAGCAACAGCAACGACAACCTATCAATAAGGTACCCAATGACCTAGCATGCCCGCAGTGATGCTCTACACCTTCAATGTGCCACTCTCTCCTTTCTACCGTCAATCCAAAATAGCATATACTGGTGTCTTTCTCCTCTCCCATATTCTTTCCTAAGTGCCCCGGTCTCCAGAATGGCTTTCCCATTCGTATGGCATGACAAAGCCATGAGCAACGTAAACGCCAGTAAACTCCCTTGTGCTGCCCTTGTCTTCTGTCAAAATACCTACCATCCTTCATTACCAAAAACAGTTTGCCGTCCGTTAAATTAGCCCATTGCAGGGGCGAAATCGTTTCCCGATCAGTTTGTGTGTCCGAGGGAGATTGCTCAAGTAGCAACAGGAACTTAAGCCTGCCAATGGTTCCTACTGTCCCGGTTCCTATCTCTCAGGGATGGGAGATCTGGCTAGCCTGCCCCCTGTGCTGACTCGCTTCTGTAGCCtggcttctttctctcgCTGAAGCCTCTCGGCTGGGCTCATGTTACTAGGTAATGAGGGCACTGCATCCATCGATCCTTCGATGACTGTACGGCCACGCTTCTGCTCAACGTAGATTTGGGCGAAGCGGCCCAGGGGAAACGCCGGCATAGTTGCAGGAATCTCGGCTCCATTCTGAACCAATAGCTCGGCCACAGGGAACGGTACAGCTTTGGCTTCCGCATCGGTTGCCGTGTGGGGAGTTCCTGGTGAGGGAGCTGCTGGATCTGCAGCGGCCAGCGCGAGCCACACAGCATGTGTGCCCCTCATTTTGTCAACTGTGTTGGGGTTTGCCTTTAGTGCCAACGCATAGAGTACTTGCTGTATCTCATTCTTCTTAATGGCTGCCAAGAGTGTCTCATCTGCTGTCCCGTATCGTGACAGCGTGGGCGAAATGGGTTCGACGAACAAACGATCTACATACTTTGATGTGATGAACCGTAGTCGCTGTTCTCGGCTTGCCTGTGCCGTTGGTTTCAGCGACTGGTCAAGCTTGGCCTCCCAAATCATGTTGGATACCCGGTTCCCGATTAGCAGTAGAAGTTCGACAATATCAATGGTGAAGGACTTGATGTCCAGCGTCAAAGACCGCACCTTGCTTATATGGGTTCCGAGTGATCGGTGAATGCCACTGCACTCGATGCAAAGAATGATGCCCAGATTGATCGATACCCACTCAACCTTGGATCCGGAACCACAATCGGCGCACCACAAGTTGCCTTGATCATTGTCTCGGACCATCTGGAGCACCCTGTCAGGGTTCTCGTCATACCCAGAGCTGGAGGTTCTGACTGCGCTCGGTCGCGCACCCACGGTTATCCTTCGGCTCGGTATCCCAGTATTTGCGGCGCTATGATGACTCCCGTGGCTCAGCGATTGCGTCTTTCCTGTGAGCACAGAGCCAATATCTCTTCTTAGAGAGGAATCGCCGTTTGATGAGGTTGGCTTCCCTTGATAGCTGCGTCCTTCCATTGCGCTCTGTAAAGCATTGTTTATAGCTGTGATCCAACTATTCATGTCCTCTTCAGAGGTCGCCTGGTACACTCGCTTGAAACTAGGGGTAATGACTTCGAAGCAGAATCGACGCTCCGCATTACGGGCTTCTCGAACAGATGCCATACGAAGATCGATAGGGTCAATGTGGAGATCAAGTTTCTGCTTCCAGTTACTGTACTCTGACAGTTTTCCTTGGTCCAGAACGATCCAGAATCTATAAATTATGTTAGAAAAGGCTTGCCATACCCAGATCAGGAGACGTACTTGTGCCAACCCTGTTTGTTCAAGTTGCGAGGGTCAACATGTCCTCCCGGTCTATTGAGGGCCCACAGAAGGCCTTCCTTCCGATGAGTGACGGCAGATGGCATGTTATCTCGCTCCTCAAGATCCCGAATACCTTTGAACTTGGAAGCAGCTGCAGGACTTCCAACACCTGTCTGACCAAGACTGCCTGGAGATCTGGATAACTCCACACCTGATGGAACATTCACCGATCCGGCATTGAGCTGAGACCCAGTGCTGTCAGCACGGCCTAAATCTGAATCCGAGGTATTGCCTGCATTGCCGTTGGTGGCGGAGCCGCTGGGCATATTGCTTGTAGTGCTATTTTGTTCGGGTTCTTTGTATGGTGTGTTGCTCACTTCAAGAAGGCGCCTCTTTTCCTCACGCTCTCTTCGTTGATATTGATATTCCTTGTCTGCCTCTTGAACTTCGTTGGACAAGGCTTCCAATTGGGGTAGAAGAAACTCAATCTTCTTCGCAGTATCCATAAAACCTCGTGTCTGAGCATCAGCGAACCTCGTCAGGTGAGACAAAACCTCCTGTTCCTTGCGCCCGCCGTGGAGGTCCTGCATGAAACTAGAGTAGTCAAATCGTTTAAGCTCAAAGTTTCGTCGCTTGTTTTGGTATTTAGAATCGGCCTCTGCAAGCTTCTTCGCCTTGACCGAATCCTGACGCTGTCCCAAATAACGGGATACATATGCATAATAATCTTTGCTTTCCTCCTCGAAGTCTCGCTTCTTGGACTCCGCTTGTTTGATGTCCACTTGGTATAATTTGGTTACCGGTTCAATAATGATCTTCTGTAGGTGATAAGTGTTTTGTCGCTCATAAGCTAAGATTTCCCTAGCAATCTTATCAAAGTAATGTGTCAAAGCAGGCTGGACGGCGTTTGCATTGGTTGCTGCAGCTTCTCGCAAAGCATCCACGAATGCGGTGAAAGCATCGTTGGCTTCACTCTGACAAGAATGCGCATGTTCTGCTTTCTTCAGAACTTTCTTCATCTGAGTCCTCATGTTGCCTGTCTTTTGCTCAAGGGCTTTGAGGGTAGCCCGAAAAACGGGACCGTCATCGCTGACCATGGATTCCTCGTTCGGCTTGGGACAAGCTATGTCAACTTTGACAGTCTCTTTGGCCTGTGGGAAGCCTGGTGTAAGGGGCATTTCAGCCGTAGGAATAAGAGGTGAGACAGGCTCATCTATGATATCAGGAGCGGTGATACGAGAGTCGACTGATTGGGACGAGGCAACGCGAATCTTGGGCGGAGATGCCAGGAGAAAGGGGGGCGATGGTGAATTTGGATGGCTCAGAGACGCGGGTGTGCCTGCAAAAGCATGAGCAGATGAGGGATAAAGAGCATCTCGAGGGTTAGTACCTGCAACGAAGTAGGAGAAACTAGCTAGCGTGTGCAGTCGGTGAGCTCGAGGGTCATACTCGACAAACTGGTCGTGGTTAGTACGCTTGCATAACGCGAAAGGAGTGGCATAGTACGCTGCACGAGTTCCTCCAGCCGCCACCCTTATCCTCAGTAGGCTTCGGGGGCTTCCATTTCCATGTCCATTCGAACGATACTGATGGGCTTCCTCCTGTAGTATAATCGCCGACTAATGCTACGTTGGCATTTCTATGTAGATTTGGGTCGGCATGAAACTCTCTGGTCACCAAGTTTTCGACTTCTTTCAAATTCGAGGCGTAGACGTAGGTAAGGCCCGATATACTGGTATCGATCGGACCGGATGCTGGTTCAGAAGAAGTAGCTGGTTGCGCAAGCTGCGCCTGGCGCATAACGAATGTGAAGGAAAATATGAGCTCGTCATCGTTGCTGAGCTTGACTAAGAAGTTCGGTGGTGATGTTGGATTTGAAACATCAGGATCCTGTGGTTAGGTCAGTCACCAACGCCGCAAAGAAAGGTCGCAAACTGTCGCAACATACCTGGACGAACTCTACTGGGGATGTGTCCCCGAGAGGTCTCTGAGCGGAAACTCTAGTCGCAGGAAAGGCATTGGGAACGACGTTCACAGAAGTGCGCTTCCGTGGGTTTGTGACGACTAAAGAGGATATGCTCACTGCAAAACAGAGTCGGTCAGTTAGAGTAACAAGCCACAACCTCGGCGCAGGCCTCCAGCAAGATCCAAGGGCAAGGCGGGGAAACGGTAGGACAACGTACATCTATTCTGGTCTCTCAAGTAGAGAGCAGGCCCCTCCTCGGGCTTGCTGCTGACGATGCCCATCGTCAAGTAGGTCTGAAGGGCAGCGATAGTCAAGATACGGGGAACGATTACAGTGTCGGCTGGGGACCAGTAACTGGAGCTGTCGGGATCTTTAAAGACGGGCTGGAGCGACGAGCGAACGAACGCACACTGGGGAGGGCGCACAATGACAGGCGACACTGTGACACCGTGACAGCGAGCTGCTGCAGCCAACAGGCAGAATAGCGCCGGTACGAAAAGTGGTAGCGCGGGGCTCAGGGCGGGACAGGGGAGGCCGTCATCTGGCGCTGAGCCAACCGGAGTGGCCCACTCGCACCTCGATTAGGTGTAGAGCCAGTATCAGACTCGTGTGGCTATTTGCGACCGCTCGTCAATCGGCCGCCAGGAGTCAAGGTCAGATAACCAATGTACTTGataagtaggtaggtagggaaGTATGTAACTACTTTTGACTGTCGCGTATCCCGCATATAATGAATGCGCCAACGTCCAAGGCGGCGTACGGATGTGGTGAAGCTGCGGGCGCGGGTCAAGTTAGGCAGTTGTGAACTCGActatcaacaagaagcaagaagataaaaagaGCTGTTGCCTGTTGTAGTCGTAATGCTATCAACGACAGGGTGGACATAAACGACAATGTTGAACGTTGTTGAATATTCGCGATCATGGAGCCAAAGATGATGAATGGTCATCTCTGGAAGGGGAGGAACGAAGAAAGCGGCACGTTAGAGACTTATCTCAAGTAAGAAAAGTCCAGCGAGGTACATAGGGGTTGCCAACGAATTCGATGCGGCTAGAGCAGTAAAATTGAGGTCCATAGTtgtctaggtaggtagatagtaggtaggtatccaAGGATTATTACCTAGGAAAGGGGATTTTcgattcttcttttctctcggCTGGGATCTCGAACTGGGAGGAGTCTCCTCACCTACCTGATCAATCCACCTTACCTTAATGTCTTTTGATGGAAGTATGGAACTTGCGACTTGTTGATGACAGATACAGTGAATCCATCAGCTCTGCGGTCTCAATATTAAGGCATATGAGACACAAAGTGAAGACTGGTTCAACTAAAATGCTGCTACACACTGGCCACCTACCTGCTAATTAATCATATTTACTGTGCAACAGGTAGCATTCCCTGACTCCCTTTGTTGTTCCACTCAAGTACTAGATCTTGTCTTCACTTACTATATGGTTGATGCGATCACATAATGCAGGATATCAGGCATTTGGTGACTAGATAGACGCAAACTTCAACCCTCATATCACGATTATTCCTTTTTCTCCCTTCTCCGATTGTCGTTATAAAAAGCACCACCATTTACGCACCCACACCAGGCTTAAAACCAGAACACCAAGAGAAGCAGGGAACTGATCTTTAACCGATCTAAGCCCCTTGTAGCGTTTGGCAACCGGCCACTGCTCCCAAGCTGAGGTGGTTTCTGATACATGGTTCTTGCTTTACCTATTTGTTACGGAGTagtcttttttctttttttttttttttgctacctacctattgAGCCTATAACAGACCAAGCACCATCGAGTGTCAGGCAAGGTACCCGCAGACCCTCCAAAACCGGGCTATGCAGTTACATGCGTCAATTTGAAACACAACGGCGCTGTTGGTGGGCGCTTGGGCTCAGGCTGAATTCAAAAGCGCGATAGGTGCATTTTGGCGTTGTTGGACGATACTGGACGATCATTTATACTGTAATGTTTCTTCCTTTAGCATAGATGGGTTAATATAATCATCTGCAGATGAGAAGTTCTCTCTGCAGAAGCAAAGCATCGTTTCTTGAAAACTTACCATATCTCAGACCTACATGTGATACACTACAGTATTAATCCACTTTACCTGACCCTGGCTCATTTTCGGATACTCTACATACCAGTATGTACAGAGTAGACGGGCTAGACAGGGAACTCTTGCTACTGATCCCTTCAGGCATCTCCAGACTCCTGCCAGGTCCTTCGGTGGCTCCTCTACAGCGGGGTTTGGGTTCTTCAATATCGAACCCTTACATACCCAGATACCGTAGGTCGATGGCCAATTGTCTGGTGCATgctcgtcatcctccatGAGTTAGGTGGCAATCACCAACAGCCGCACAGCGAGAGATCCAGTGCTTTTTTTTTCACATGACAAATGTGCAGATAGATTTTGTCTATGATACAAGCACTGATAGCACAACTCTGACACACACACAATGAACGAGGTAAAAAAACACAATACAAGATTGCGATCTCCGCAACCTCGTGAGCCACCTCAACCAAAATGGGATATATTCAAGACACGAGAATCTTACACATGATCACAACCCGAAGCTTTCAAGTTATcagttgctgctgctacaTAGGTACCTAGCCTTCGGTTCatgtttttatttttattttttattttttattttttagatACCTGTGGCTCAGCTCCTCGTCAGCGCTCTGCAGATATTGGATGTATGATAACTACGTTTGGTGTAAGGCTCAAGTTATGCCAATACCTGAGGTAGGGTAGCAGTCAGAGTCGAGGACAGTCACTTCGAAGGATTGATGAACCACGAGAACAGCTAggtgcctacctacctaggtaggtagtgaaTGTCTAGGACACATCACTCAGTGTAAGTACACCAAACATCGACGACTAACTTGGGTACAATCAAGTGCCGTGAATCCGATAACGCCCTATGTTTTCTCTTTACTTTTGTGCAAGAAATACCTGCTAGATATTGTAGGAAATTGTATAtagaataagatatttacAAAAACATTAAAATTGTGAAGGAAccaatatataaaaaaatagaTCGACTCTGTCTATTATCTACAATAACagttttttttatataggtaaTGTTAGTTGTGTAGGTAAAGTGCTATTACCGAAACAAATCATGTTCAATGCCAAGATATATGTGTGAACTGTGAAGATGTCAAgcaaaagaaataaagatgGGACTATAAAGGGAGACTTTGTTTACTCAAATGTATTCATATAGCGATTACATCAATTCCCACCTAGACAACCCTTGTGCCCTGGGCGTGGAGAACTTCTTGTGCAGACATTTCATACTATTAGAAGACTACACAAGAATCCCATGAAGTGTAGAATGCCATGATGAAATTGAATTCCTGGCGATAATACATACTGGTAAGCGCCCAAACACGCCGTTGTTTCCATTGGATAGGGTCAAACTAGCGCTTCTCAGGGTCCTTTGGCGATACCATTAGCGGATTAGCGGTTTAAGGACGTGTCCCGGTCAGGTTCCTCAGCCCATGGGCTGAATGGATGACGTCTCGCCCCATTCCTTGGGCTGGGAGACTCTTATTTTGGGCTGGACCCCTTGTGGTTTTGGGTCCCATTTTAGGCTTTGTGTCAACAGTGAGCGACTGTAGATTAGAGGGGACGGGAGGCTAATGGCATTgaattggattggattggatgggatgggatggtgCAGGCTCTCCAATGCTTCCTTTATGCTTCAATCAAGGGCCATCACGCTCTCTCAGCTAATCAAATACCTATCACAAACAAAAGGTTGTGTGATCTGTCGTTAC
Coding sequences within:
- a CDS encoding related to ADP-ribosylation factor (ARF) GTPase activating protein (GAP) with effector functions, which encodes MRDTRQSKVVTYFPTYLLIKCEWATPVGSAPDDGLPCPALSPALPLFVPALFCLLAAAARCHGVTVSPVIVRPPQCAFVRSSLQPVFKDPDSSSYWSPADTVIVPRILTIAALQTYLTMGIVSSKPEEGPALYLRDQNRFVTNPRKRTSVNVVPNAFPATRVSAQRPLGDTSPVEFVQDPDVSNPTSPPNFLVKLSNDDELIFSFTFVMRQAQLAQPATSSEPASGPIDTSISGLTYVYASNLKEVENLVTREFHADPNLHRNANVALVGDYTTGGSPSVSFEWTWKWKPPKPTEDKGGGWRNSCSFVEYDPRAHRLHTLASFSYFVAGTNPRDALYPSSAHAFAGTPASLSHPNSPSPPFLLASPPKIRVASSQSVDSRITAPDIIDEPVSPLIPTAEMPLTPGFPQAKETVKVDIACPKPNEESMVSDDGPVFRATLKALEQKTGNMRTQMKKVLKKAEHAHSCQSEANDAFTAFVDALREAAATNANAVQPALTHYFDKIAREILAYERQNTYHLQKIIIEPVTKLYQVDIKQAESKKRDFEEESKDYYAYVSRYLGQRQDSVKAKKLAEADSKYQNKRRNFELKRFDYSSFMQDLHGGRKEQEVLSHLTRFADAQTRGFMDTAKKIEFLLPQLEALSNEVQEADKEYQYQRREREEKRRLLEVSNTPYKEPEQNSTTSNMPSGSATNGNAGNTSDSDLGRADSTGSQLNAGSVNVPSGVELSRSPGSLGQTGVGSPAAASKFKGIRDLEERDNMPSAVTHRKEGLLWALNRPGGHVDPRNLNKQGWHKFWIVLDQGKLSEYSNWKQKLDLHIDPIDLRMASVREARNAERRFCFEVITPSFKRVYQATSEEDMNSWITAINNALQSAMEGRSYQGKPTSSNGDSSLRRDIGSVLTGKTQSLSHGSHHSAANTGIPSRRITVGARPSAVRTSSSGYDENPDRVLQMVRDNDQGNLWCADCGSGSKVEWVSINLGIILCIECSGIHRSLGTHISKVRSLTLDIKSFTIDIVELLLLIGNRVSNMIWEAKLDQSLKPTAQASREQRLRFITSKYVDRLFVEPISPTLSRYGTADETLLAAIKKNEIQQVLYALALKANPNTVDKMRGTHAVWLALAAADPAAPSPGTPHTATDAEAKAVPFPVAELLVQNGAEIPATMPAFPLGRFAQIYVEQKRGRTVIEGSMDAVPSLPSNMSPAERLQREKEARLQKRVSTGGRLARSPIPER